The following coding sequences lie in one Myxococcus xanthus genomic window:
- a CDS encoding protein adenylyltransferase SelO, with product MATLEQLRFDNTYARLPAGFGARVHPSPFPDAKLVSVNPAALKLLDLTPEQARRPEFVAAMGGEKPLPGMEPFAMVYAGHQFGVYVPRLGDGRALLLGEVRNAAGAKWDLHLKGGGPTPFSRGGDGRAVLRSTIREYLCGEAMHGLGIPTTRGLGILGSQAPVYREAVETGAMLVRMAPSHVRFGTFEFFHYTEQTEHVATLADHVITEHFPHLAGQEGRYARFYTEVVERTARLIAQWQAVGFAHGVMNTDNMSILGLTLDYGPFGFLDDFEPGFVCNHSDDRGRYAFDQQPRIGLWNLACLGEALLTLISEDEARAALATYQPAYNAHFMDRMRAKLGLRETRDEDRELVSDLFARMAEAHVDYTRFFRALGHFASADGADARPVRDMFPAPEGFDAWAGRYRARLAAEGSVDAERHARMTRVNPKYVLRNWVAQEAISRAEAGDFSLVDRLLGVLSDPFAEHPDAESYAAAPPAWGRHLAVSCSS from the coding sequence ATGGCCACGCTCGAACAGCTCCGATTCGACAACACCTATGCCCGCCTGCCCGCTGGGTTTGGCGCGCGCGTCCACCCCAGTCCCTTCCCGGACGCGAAGCTGGTGAGCGTCAACCCCGCCGCCCTGAAGCTCCTGGACCTGACGCCCGAGCAAGCGCGGCGGCCGGAGTTCGTCGCGGCGATGGGGGGCGAAAAGCCCCTGCCGGGCATGGAGCCCTTCGCCATGGTGTACGCGGGGCACCAGTTCGGCGTGTACGTGCCCCGGCTGGGCGACGGCCGCGCCCTGCTGCTGGGCGAGGTCCGCAACGCCGCCGGAGCGAAATGGGATTTGCACCTCAAGGGCGGCGGGCCCACGCCCTTCTCGCGCGGGGGCGACGGACGCGCGGTGCTGCGCTCCACCATCCGTGAGTACCTGTGCGGTGAGGCCATGCACGGCCTGGGCATCCCCACCACGCGGGGCCTGGGCATCCTCGGCAGTCAGGCGCCGGTGTACCGCGAGGCGGTGGAGACGGGCGCGATGCTGGTGCGCATGGCGCCCTCGCACGTGCGCTTCGGCACCTTCGAGTTCTTCCACTACACCGAGCAGACCGAGCACGTGGCCACGCTGGCCGACCACGTCATCACCGAGCACTTCCCCCACCTCGCGGGCCAGGAAGGCCGCTACGCGCGCTTCTACACGGAGGTGGTGGAGCGCACGGCGCGGCTGATTGCGCAGTGGCAGGCGGTGGGCTTCGCGCACGGGGTGATGAACACGGACAACATGTCCATCCTGGGCCTCACACTGGACTACGGGCCCTTCGGCTTCCTGGACGACTTCGAGCCGGGCTTCGTCTGCAATCACTCCGACGACCGGGGCCGCTACGCATTCGACCAGCAGCCGCGCATCGGCCTGTGGAACCTCGCGTGCCTGGGCGAAGCGCTGCTCACCCTCATCTCGGAGGACGAGGCTCGCGCGGCGCTGGCCACCTACCAGCCCGCCTACAACGCGCACTTCATGGACCGGATGCGCGCGAAGCTGGGCCTGCGGGAGACGCGCGACGAGGACCGCGAGCTGGTGAGCGACCTGTTCGCCCGCATGGCCGAAGCCCACGTGGACTACACGCGCTTCTTCCGCGCGCTGGGCCACTTCGCCTCGGCGGACGGCGCGGACGCCCGTCCAGTGCGTGACATGTTCCCCGCCCCCGAGGGCTTCGACGCCTGGGCCGGGCGTTACCGGGCGCGGCTGGCCGCCGAGGGCAGCGTGGACGCAGAGCGCCACGCGCGCATGACGCGGGTGAACCCCAAGTACGTGCTGCGCAACTGGGTGGCGCAGGAGGCCATCTCCCGCGCGGAGGCCGGGGACTTCTCGCTCGTGGACCGGCTGCTCGGCGTGCTGTCGGACCCGTTCGCCGAACACCCCGACGCGGAGTCCTACGCGGCGGCGCCTCCCGCCTGGGGCCGGCACCTGGCGGTGAGCTGCAGCTCCTGA
- a CDS encoding SDR family oxidoreductase, protein MDGKVCLITGATGGIGLEAAKALARMGATVVLVGRDAGRTEAAVAAVKEAAPSAQVDWLRADLTSLKSVRELAQTFRSRYPRLDVLLNNAGLIIDRRQVTEDGLEATLATNHFAPFLLTNLLLDVMKATGPARIINVSSDAHAAGKLDFDDLQSERSFIGFRVYGTSKLANILFTRALAKRLEGTQVTTNALHPGVVRTGFGHNTQGFFRHIVKLGAAFMISAEKGARTSVYLASSPEVEAVSGQYFYKCRPKKPSSAARNDALAERLWQVSEQLTGVKG, encoded by the coding sequence ATGGATGGGAAGGTGTGCCTCATCACCGGGGCCACCGGCGGCATCGGCCTGGAGGCCGCCAAGGCGCTCGCGCGAATGGGCGCCACGGTGGTGCTGGTGGGCCGGGACGCGGGACGCACCGAGGCGGCCGTGGCCGCCGTGAAGGAGGCCGCCCCCAGCGCCCAGGTGGACTGGCTCCGCGCCGACCTCACCTCCTTGAAGTCCGTGCGGGAGCTGGCGCAGACCTTCCGTTCCCGCTACCCGCGCCTGGACGTGCTGCTCAACAACGCGGGGCTCATCATCGACCGGCGGCAGGTGACGGAGGACGGACTGGAGGCCACCCTGGCCACCAACCACTTCGCGCCCTTCCTCCTGACGAACCTGCTGCTGGACGTGATGAAGGCCACCGGCCCGGCCCGCATCATCAACGTCTCGTCCGATGCCCACGCCGCGGGCAAGCTCGACTTCGATGACCTGCAGAGCGAGCGGAGCTTCATCGGCTTCCGCGTGTACGGCACGTCGAAGCTGGCCAACATCCTGTTCACCCGCGCGCTGGCGAAGCGGCTGGAGGGCACGCAGGTGACGACCAACGCCCTGCACCCGGGCGTGGTGCGCACGGGCTTCGGTCACAACACCCAGGGATTCTTCCGCCACATCGTCAAGCTGGGCGCGGCGTTCATGATTTCGGCGGAGAAGGGAGCGCGGACGTCCGTGTATCTGGCGTCCTCGCCCGAAGTGGAAGCAGTGTCCGGGCAGTACTTCTACAAATGCCGTCCGAAGAAGCCGTCCTCCGCCGCGCGGAACGACGCGCTCGCGGAGCGGCTCTGGCAGGTGAGCGAGCAGCTCACGGGAGTCAAGGGATGA
- a CDS encoding glutathione S-transferase N-terminal domain-containing protein, producing the protein MIDLYTFATPNGQKVSIALEELGLQYKTHVVDITKGEQFKPEFLDINPNNKIPAIVDHATQDHRPLKVFESGAILIYLAEKTGQLLPSNQRGRAEVMEWLMFQMGGVGPMFGQFNHFARFAPKKVPYGIERYHAESRRLVGVLDGKLGSGDYVAGRYSIADIALYPWVAGTRAYFPELFRGSSNVVQWLHRVGSRPAVERGMKVPQLK; encoded by the coding sequence ATGATCGACCTCTACACGTTCGCGACGCCCAACGGGCAGAAGGTATCCATCGCTCTGGAGGAGCTGGGCCTCCAGTACAAGACGCACGTGGTGGACATCACCAAGGGCGAGCAGTTCAAGCCCGAGTTCCTGGACATCAACCCCAACAACAAGATTCCGGCCATCGTCGACCACGCGACGCAGGACCACCGTCCGCTCAAGGTCTTCGAGTCCGGCGCCATCCTCATCTACCTGGCGGAGAAGACGGGCCAGCTGCTGCCCTCCAACCAGCGCGGCCGGGCGGAAGTGATGGAGTGGCTGATGTTCCAGATGGGCGGCGTGGGCCCCATGTTCGGCCAGTTCAACCACTTCGCCCGCTTCGCCCCCAAGAAGGTCCCCTACGGCATCGAGCGCTATCACGCCGAGTCCCGGCGGCTCGTCGGCGTGCTCGACGGGAAGCTGGGCTCCGGGGACTACGTCGCGGGCCGCTACTCCATCGCGGACATCGCGCTGTATCCCTGGGTGGCCGGCACCCGCGCGTACTTCCCCGAGCTGTTCCGGGGCTCCAGCAACGTCGTGCAGTGGCTCCACCGCGTGGGCAGCCGGCCCGCCGTGGAGCGCGGCATGAAGGTCCCCCAGCTCAAGTAG
- a CDS encoding tenascin-X, whose product MKSRFIVMIAGLSFGLFAACGNVEMESEPLAQDEVALVECPCGGVGPWNCNPCAFICGDGFCDTANGESNSTCAEDCPPQPFCGDGVCNPGEQGWCSDCNPPTTWCGDGICNGNETLSSCLEDCKYLTCGNGLCEFHEFGWCADCGPICMGPGCPQVPQEP is encoded by the coding sequence GTGAAGTCTCGTTTCATCGTGATGATTGCCGGGTTGTCGTTCGGTCTGTTCGCCGCATGTGGCAACGTGGAGATGGAGTCCGAGCCGCTGGCGCAGGACGAAGTGGCGCTCGTGGAATGTCCCTGTGGCGGCGTGGGTCCCTGGAACTGCAACCCGTGTGCTTTCATCTGCGGCGACGGCTTCTGTGACACCGCCAATGGGGAGTCCAACAGCACCTGCGCCGAGGACTGCCCGCCGCAGCCCTTCTGTGGCGATGGCGTGTGCAACCCCGGTGAGCAGGGCTGGTGTTCGGACTGCAACCCGCCGACGACCTGGTGTGGCGACGGCATCTGCAACGGTAACGAGACGCTGTCGAGCTGCCTGGAAGACTGCAAGTACCTGACGTGTGGCAACGGCCTCTGTGAGTTCCACGAGTTCGGCTGGTGCGCGGACTGCGGTCCCATCTGCATGGGCCCTGGGTGCCCGCAGGTGCCGCAGGAACCGTGA
- a CDS encoding TonB-dependent receptor domain-containing protein produces the protein MKILLAVLCLLAATGAAAQQDAGVTDADAGAPQGVLTKPPALMRQVEAIYPPEAAAQQLEGTVVMWVDISETGAVSNVEVSQPAGHGFDEAAVEAVRQFQFEPAEVDDVPAPVRIEYAYQFVFRPPPPPEGEDAAAVEPEAPVNFSGRALERGTRDALLGAEVVLPALERSTVTDEEGRFSFRGIPLGTHEVLVVQSGYERFRTEETFVEGQETRATYYVRKRIFGAFETVVRSERERKEVTQTTLQLAEVQRVPGTQGDTLKVVQNLPGVARPAFNGGQLVIRGTGPQESGVFLDGQRIPLLYHFGGLTSVYNSELLEAVDYLPGNFSAYYGDITGGVINVRSREPRTDRLHATVGVSLIESNAVVEGPITDTLSFAVAGRRSYIDLVLGLVPQGDNGPSLQVAPRYYDAQLKLVWKPKSRHTFTLQGLTSRDRLGLVFDRPADDDPTVTGGLNVTTGFNQLRLRHQYRADALTLDTHGLVGNTLVQFGIGDRGLRIASTDLNLRSTVEYAFAEELTLAGGIDVVSNFARVTARIQGLSREGEPPTPTVTDDVLTADGDFLQYFPSTWVEARWRPVPRLLLVPGLRAESYVFTDQTQARRTFNPRLAVRYGLTDTLTLKGGAGVYHGPPVQDEPSVAFGNPDLRAKRSLQYSVGAEWQARPEWFVGGEVFYNDLDGLIVRSNATVVRNGQRVPERLSNGGVGRIYGLEVLVRRALTDRLFGWVSYTLSRSERRDAPGVGWRLFDNDQTHVLTAIASYKLPAGWEVGARMRFASGNPTTPVVGSVRDDGSDVFIPLYAAVNSRRLPSFNQLDIRVDKNFAFEKWALNVYLDLTNAYNNPAVEGIAYNYNYTQSAFFEGLPILPIIGARGSF, from the coding sequence ATGAAAATCCTTCTCGCCGTCCTCTGCCTCCTCGCCGCCACTGGCGCCGCCGCTCAGCAGGACGCGGGCGTCACGGATGCCGACGCCGGCGCGCCCCAGGGCGTGCTGACGAAGCCCCCCGCGCTGATGCGCCAGGTGGAGGCAATCTATCCGCCGGAAGCCGCTGCCCAGCAGCTCGAGGGCACGGTGGTGATGTGGGTCGACATCTCGGAGACGGGCGCCGTCTCCAACGTCGAGGTGTCCCAGCCCGCCGGCCACGGCTTCGACGAGGCCGCCGTGGAGGCGGTCCGCCAGTTCCAGTTCGAGCCCGCCGAGGTGGACGATGTCCCCGCGCCGGTGCGCATCGAATACGCCTACCAGTTCGTCTTCCGTCCACCGCCGCCGCCGGAGGGTGAGGACGCCGCCGCCGTGGAGCCCGAGGCTCCAGTGAACTTCAGCGGCCGGGCGCTGGAGCGGGGCACGCGGGACGCGCTCCTGGGCGCGGAGGTGGTGCTGCCCGCGCTGGAGCGCTCCACCGTCACCGACGAGGAAGGCCGCTTCTCCTTCCGCGGCATCCCGCTGGGCACGCACGAGGTGCTGGTGGTGCAGAGCGGCTACGAGCGCTTCCGCACCGAGGAGACCTTCGTGGAAGGCCAGGAGACGCGCGCCACGTACTACGTGCGCAAGCGCATCTTCGGCGCGTTCGAGACGGTGGTGCGCAGCGAGCGCGAGCGCAAGGAGGTGACGCAGACCACGCTCCAACTGGCCGAGGTGCAGCGCGTCCCCGGCACCCAGGGCGACACGCTGAAGGTGGTGCAGAACCTGCCCGGCGTGGCGCGCCCCGCCTTCAACGGTGGCCAGCTCGTCATCCGCGGCACGGGCCCCCAGGAGTCCGGCGTCTTCCTCGACGGGCAGCGGATTCCGCTGCTCTACCACTTCGGCGGCCTCACCTCCGTCTACAACTCGGAGCTGCTGGAGGCGGTGGACTACCTGCCCGGCAACTTCTCCGCGTACTACGGAGACATCACCGGCGGCGTCATCAACGTGCGCAGCCGCGAGCCGCGCACGGATCGGCTCCATGCCACCGTGGGCGTCAGCCTCATCGAATCCAACGCGGTGGTGGAGGGGCCCATCACCGACACGCTGAGCTTCGCGGTGGCGGGACGGCGTTCGTACATCGACCTGGTGCTGGGCCTGGTGCCACAGGGCGACAACGGCCCCAGCCTCCAGGTGGCGCCGCGTTACTACGACGCGCAGCTCAAGCTGGTGTGGAAGCCGAAGTCGCGCCACACCTTCACGCTGCAGGGCCTCACCTCCAGAGACAGGCTGGGGCTCGTCTTCGACCGGCCGGCGGATGACGACCCCACCGTCACCGGTGGGCTGAACGTCACCACCGGCTTCAACCAGCTGCGCCTGCGGCACCAGTACCGCGCGGACGCGCTCACCCTGGACACGCACGGCCTGGTGGGCAACACGCTGGTCCAGTTCGGCATCGGCGACCGCGGCCTGCGCATCGCCTCCACGGACCTGAACCTGCGCTCCACCGTGGAGTACGCCTTCGCCGAGGAACTCACGCTGGCGGGCGGCATCGACGTGGTGAGCAACTTCGCCCGAGTCACCGCGCGCATCCAGGGCCTCTCCCGCGAGGGGGAGCCGCCCACGCCCACCGTCACCGATGACGTGCTCACCGCGGACGGCGACTTCCTCCAGTACTTCCCCTCCACCTGGGTGGAGGCGCGCTGGCGCCCCGTGCCGCGCCTGCTGCTGGTGCCGGGCCTGCGCGCGGAGAGCTACGTCTTCACCGACCAGACCCAGGCCCGCCGCACCTTCAACCCGCGTCTGGCGGTCCGCTACGGCCTGACGGACACGCTGACGCTCAAGGGCGGCGCGGGCGTCTACCACGGGCCTCCCGTGCAGGACGAGCCGAGCGTGGCCTTCGGCAACCCGGACCTGCGCGCGAAGCGGTCGCTCCAGTACAGCGTGGGCGCGGAGTGGCAGGCGCGGCCGGAGTGGTTCGTGGGCGGCGAGGTCTTCTACAATGACCTGGACGGGCTCATCGTCCGCTCCAACGCCACGGTGGTGCGCAACGGCCAGCGGGTGCCCGAGCGACTGAGCAACGGCGGCGTGGGACGCATCTACGGCCTGGAGGTGCTGGTGCGCCGCGCGCTGACGGACCGGCTCTTCGGCTGGGTCTCCTACACGCTCAGCCGCAGCGAGCGCCGGGACGCGCCGGGCGTGGGCTGGCGCCTCTTCGACAATGACCAGACGCACGTGCTGACAGCGATTGCGTCCTACAAGCTGCCGGCGGGCTGGGAGGTGGGCGCGCGCATGCGCTTCGCTTCGGGCAATCCCACGACGCCGGTGGTGGGTTCGGTGCGCGACGACGGGTCGGACGTCTTCATCCCGCTCTACGCGGCGGTGAACTCGCGCCGGCTGCCGTCCTTCAACCAGCTGGACATCCGCGTGGACAAGAACTTCGCCTTCGAGAAGTGGGCGCTCAACGTCTACCTGGACCTCACGAACGCCTACAACAACCCGGCGGTGGAAGGCATCGCCTACAACTACAACTACACCCAAAGCGCTTTCTTCGAAGGACTGCCCATCCTTCCCATCATCGGCGCCCGGGGGAGCTTCTGA
- a CDS encoding Hsp70 family protein — protein MRACGLDFGTSNTAAALPDGTVLSLQPHTSEARLFRSVLFFPDDEQDIYAGANAIQRYLEDNTGRFIQSVKSFLHSSSFRATQVKGRTYTIEELVAVLLRRVRDAAANSMGGAPEAVVLGRPAVFTPDPEADALAQQRLLRAAELAGFQHVQFLIEPIAAALAYEAQLTRDELVLVADFGAGTTDLTLMRLGPSRRGNPDRRQDVVGSTGVRIGGDRFDAEIMRHKLLPRFGAGSTYQVRGFSDKRLPIPQHIMAKLLTWHEMSFIREKSTQELLETMLNTSDRKAEIQALYDLVMDNLGYRLFRAIEAAKVRLSQEDTATVDFEEARITLHEPITREEFDTFSQPLLNELDQCTAGLLEKHAEAKDIDAVFLTGGSSQIPAVRQLYVRRFGEGRVRTADAFTSVAEGLGRAAAHLSV, from the coding sequence ATGCGTGCGTGCGGACTCGATTTCGGAACCAGCAACACCGCCGCGGCCCTGCCTGACGGCACGGTGCTGTCCCTGCAACCCCATACCTCGGAGGCCCGTCTCTTCCGCTCCGTCCTCTTCTTCCCGGACGACGAGCAGGACATCTACGCCGGCGCCAACGCCATCCAGCGCTACCTGGAGGACAACACCGGACGCTTCATCCAGTCCGTGAAGTCCTTCCTCCACTCCAGCTCCTTCCGCGCCACCCAGGTGAAGGGGCGCACCTACACCATCGAGGAGCTGGTGGCCGTGCTGTTGCGACGCGTGCGGGACGCCGCCGCGAACTCCATGGGTGGCGCGCCCGAAGCCGTCGTGCTCGGCCGGCCCGCCGTCTTCACGCCGGACCCGGAGGCGGATGCCCTGGCCCAGCAGCGCCTGCTGCGCGCCGCGGAGCTCGCGGGCTTCCAGCACGTCCAGTTCCTCATCGAGCCCATCGCCGCGGCGCTCGCCTATGAGGCGCAGCTCACCCGCGACGAGCTCGTGCTGGTCGCGGACTTCGGCGCCGGCACTACCGACCTCACCCTGATGCGACTTGGCCCCAGCCGCCGCGGCAACCCGGACCGCCGCCAGGACGTGGTGGGCTCCACGGGTGTGCGCATCGGTGGTGACCGCTTCGACGCGGAAATCATGCGCCACAAGCTGCTGCCCCGCTTCGGCGCCGGCTCCACCTACCAGGTGCGCGGCTTCAGCGACAAGCGGCTGCCCATTCCCCAGCACATCATGGCCAAGCTGCTCACCTGGCACGAGATGTCCTTCATCCGGGAGAAGTCGACCCAGGAGCTGCTGGAGACCATGCTCAACACGAGCGACCGCAAGGCCGAAATCCAGGCCCTGTACGACCTCGTCATGGACAACCTGGGCTACCGCCTGTTCCGCGCCATTGAAGCGGCCAAGGTGCGCCTGTCCCAGGAAGATACGGCCACGGTGGACTTCGAGGAGGCCCGCATCACCCTCCACGAGCCCATCACCCGCGAGGAGTTCGACACCTTCAGCCAGCCGCTGCTGAACGAGTTGGACCAGTGCACCGCGGGCCTGCTGGAGAAGCACGCGGAGGCGAAGGACATCGACGCGGTGTTCCTCACCGGCGGCTCGTCGCAGATTCCCGCGGTGCGCCAGCTCTACGTGCGCCGCTTCGGCGAAGGGCGCGTGCGCACCGCGGATGCCTTCACCTCCGTGGCCGAAGGGCTCGGGCGCGCGGCGGCGCACCTGTCCGTCTGA
- a CDS encoding DUF2490 domain-containing protein: protein MRTENWLPLIGLLLVIPLHTVEARPVSAEAQLWYTVSAQGGIGEHFLYYLEAQPRFGKDDARAILRSAGGIRLAQDMSLWLGQGWIPLWRWEGDPALRQGESRLFQQFLYTPKLGQFRGTLRARLEQRFLPGTTEVSHRGRVMLRGAHPVAAEGRLSLIVWDEVFYHLSSVANGPSAGFDMNRVFVGAGWKYGDHSSVEVGYLNAFMRRPYAQTEQLIHTLAVMMPFNYM from the coding sequence ATGCGCACGGAGAATTGGCTTCCCCTCATCGGTCTGTTGCTCGTCATCCCCCTTCACACCGTGGAGGCCCGGCCCGTCAGCGCGGAAGCCCAGCTCTGGTACACGGTGTCGGCGCAGGGTGGCATCGGGGAACACTTCCTCTATTACCTGGAAGCCCAGCCTCGCTTCGGCAAGGACGACGCCCGCGCCATCCTCCGCTCGGCGGGAGGCATCCGGTTGGCCCAGGACATGTCGCTGTGGCTGGGGCAGGGCTGGATTCCATTGTGGCGCTGGGAGGGCGACCCGGCCTTGCGTCAGGGCGAAAGCCGGCTCTTCCAGCAGTTCCTCTACACGCCGAAGCTCGGCCAGTTTCGGGGCACGCTCCGCGCCCGCCTGGAGCAGCGCTTCCTGCCCGGCACGACGGAGGTCTCCCACCGGGGCCGCGTCATGCTGCGCGGTGCGCACCCCGTGGCCGCGGAGGGGCGGCTGTCGTTGATTGTCTGGGATGAGGTCTTCTACCACCTCAGCTCGGTGGCGAATGGCCCCAGCGCCGGCTTCGACATGAACCGCGTGTTCGTTGGCGCGGGCTGGAAGTACGGGGACCACTCCTCCGTGGAGGTGGGCTACCTCAACGCTTTCATGCGCAGACCCTACGCGCAGACCGAGCAGCTCATCCATACGCTCGCCGTCATGATGCCCTTCAATTACATGTAA
- a CDS encoding DUF4442 domain-containing protein, with protein MLALDLVERLRQVSPSAANALLTVAVKNIIPLSSVMGVRVEDASDARAQVSVPLKRRTRNHVGSVYLGVQVTVMELTMGVWLFRRFPPGRYLALVNELQVSFHAKAKGGVRAICEPSPEVFNTLDAALQQKGDKAREWIPVRLEDFEGTHIADARFLAVMKKA; from the coding sequence ATGCTTGCTCTCGACCTCGTGGAACGGCTGCGTCAGGTATCTCCCAGCGCGGCGAACGCGCTGCTGACGGTGGCGGTGAAGAACATCATCCCGCTGTCCTCGGTGATGGGCGTCCGGGTGGAGGACGCATCGGATGCGCGGGCACAGGTGTCCGTGCCGCTGAAGCGGCGCACGCGCAACCACGTGGGCAGCGTGTACCTGGGCGTGCAGGTGACGGTGATGGAGCTGACCATGGGCGTGTGGCTCTTTCGCCGCTTCCCACCGGGCCGTTACCTGGCGCTGGTGAACGAACTCCAGGTGTCCTTTCACGCGAAGGCGAAGGGCGGCGTGCGCGCCATCTGTGAGCCGTCCCCAGAGGTGTTCAACACCCTGGATGCCGCGCTCCAGCAGAAGGGGGACAAGGCCCGCGAGTGGATTCCCGTTCGCCTGGAGGACTTCGAGGGCACGCACATCGCGGATGCCCGCTTCCTGGCGGTGATGAAGAAGGCCTGA
- the dps gene encoding DNA starvation/stationary phase protection protein Dps, protein MNFPSHVNLPTDAREELIDSLNTLLADSIDLHWQIKQAHWNIRGRHFYSRHELFDELAKHVRKQADEFAERAGTLGGYAEGTIRLAAKNSELPEYDLKAVDGDDHLKALVDRFARYGASIRTGIHRSDELNDPVTSDLLTQTLGEVELDLWFLESHLHGEPRAGVRRGGDVRPQDASSPPSNA, encoded by the coding sequence ATGAACTTTCCAAGCCATGTGAATCTCCCCACCGACGCACGTGAGGAGCTCATCGATTCGCTCAACACCCTGCTGGCCGACTCAATCGACCTGCATTGGCAAATCAAGCAAGCGCACTGGAACATCCGCGGCCGGCACTTCTACAGCCGCCACGAGCTGTTCGACGAACTGGCCAAGCACGTCCGCAAGCAGGCCGACGAGTTCGCCGAGCGCGCGGGCACGCTGGGCGGCTACGCCGAGGGAACCATCCGGCTGGCGGCCAAGAACAGCGAGCTGCCCGAATACGACCTGAAGGCCGTGGACGGTGACGACCACCTCAAGGCCCTGGTGGACCGCTTCGCCCGCTACGGGGCCAGCATCCGCACCGGCATCCACCGCTCCGACGAGCTGAACGACCCCGTCACCTCCGACCTGCTCACCCAGACGCTGGGCGAGGTCGAGCTGGACCTGTGGTTCCTGGAGAGCCACCTGCACGGCGAGCCCCGCGCGGGGGTGCGCCGCGGGGGGGACGTCCGGCCCCAGGACGCCTCCAGCCCCCCGTCCAACGCCTGA
- a CDS encoding inorganic diphosphatase — protein sequence MVTDLTRLPLRGKQGAFHVIVESPRGSTLKLKYDTALKAFSLSRPLPRGLSYPFDWGFIPSTQGPDGDPLDAMVYWDDASFPGVVLPCRALGVLQVEQNTGDGGRERNDRILAVPITPSRAGHLTDYQQLPQREREELEHFFLAAVRFEDKDARILGWEGPEGVERMLRQHARTEE from the coding sequence ATGGTGACGGACCTCACCCGGTTGCCCCTTCGAGGGAAACAAGGCGCCTTTCACGTCATCGTCGAGTCTCCTCGAGGCTCCACGCTGAAGCTCAAGTACGACACGGCGCTCAAGGCCTTCAGCCTCTCACGGCCGCTTCCCAGGGGCCTGAGCTATCCCTTCGACTGGGGCTTCATCCCCTCCACCCAGGGGCCGGATGGGGACCCGCTGGATGCGATGGTGTACTGGGACGACGCGAGCTTTCCCGGCGTGGTGCTGCCCTGCCGTGCGCTCGGCGTGCTCCAGGTGGAGCAGAACACGGGCGACGGCGGACGCGAGCGCAATGACCGCATCCTCGCCGTCCCCATCACCCCGTCCCGCGCCGGACACCTGACGGACTATCAGCAACTGCCACAGCGCGAGCGAGAGGAGCTGGAGCACTTCTTCCTCGCCGCCGTGCGCTTCGAGGACAAGGACGCGCGCATCCTGGGCTGGGAGGGACCGGAGGGGGTCGAGCGGATGCTCCGCCAACACGCACGCACGGAGGAATAG
- a CDS encoding CHAD domain-containing protein — MAQPTPIRGLGPDSRLGDAARRILAGRLADVRKPEAGFQDAVDDESVHDMRVATRRLRAALTVFRSLGGMKKLERDVKRIQDALGSVRDVHVQSAWLESVARKASKQPQVRAGIQTLRKKRLSELETHETRLHAELERWVDRTVPRLLRKLDGLDDGHRFAGRRVRDELRQRLKRVQKRIDTYVDAADAASAHELRKELKRLRYELEIFQPAIRRTLDALLEVLVPLQDGLGELHDADVRLELFERLAAESAPRERKSARALLPLVREERTKRAAEIAREVQRWRTEEIPKRLRRMLT, encoded by the coding sequence ATGGCTCAACCCACGCCCATCCGAGGACTCGGGCCCGACAGCCGACTGGGAGACGCCGCGCGCCGCATCCTCGCGGGCCGGCTCGCGGACGTCCGCAAACCGGAGGCCGGCTTCCAGGACGCCGTGGATGACGAGTCCGTCCATGACATGCGCGTGGCCACCCGGCGGCTTCGCGCCGCCCTCACGGTGTTCCGCTCCCTGGGCGGCATGAAGAAACTGGAGCGCGACGTGAAGCGCATCCAGGACGCGCTGGGGAGCGTTCGGGACGTGCACGTCCAGTCCGCGTGGCTGGAGAGCGTGGCCCGGAAGGCGAGCAAGCAGCCCCAGGTGCGCGCCGGCATCCAGACCCTGCGCAAGAAGCGGCTGTCCGAGCTGGAGACGCACGAGACGCGCCTGCACGCGGAGTTGGAGCGCTGGGTGGACAGGACGGTGCCGCGGCTCTTGCGCAAGCTGGACGGGCTCGATGACGGGCACCGCTTCGCCGGCCGCCGCGTCCGGGACGAGCTGCGCCAACGCCTCAAGCGCGTGCAGAAGCGAATCGACACGTACGTGGACGCGGCCGACGCGGCGTCCGCCCACGAGCTGCGCAAGGAGCTGAAGCGGCTGCGCTACGAGCTGGAGATCTTCCAGCCGGCCATCCGCCGCACCCTGGACGCGCTGCTAGAGGTGCTCGTGCCGCTCCAGGACGGCCTGGGCGAGCTGCACGACGCCGACGTGCGCCTGGAGCTGTTCGAGCGGCTGGCCGCGGAGTCGGCGCCGCGCGAGCGCAAGTCCGCGCGGGCCCTGCTCCCCCTCGTCCGGGAGGAGCGAACGAAACGCGCGGCGGAGATTGCCCGCGAGGTCCAGCGGTGGCGCACGGAAGAGATTCCCAAGCGCTTGCGCCGCATGTTGACCTGA